The Rosa rugosa chromosome 1, drRosRugo1.1, whole genome shotgun sequence genomic sequence AACTCACATCTTCGAGACCGATGGTGGTTGGTGGACTCGGCATCTTCGTGGCTTATAGTGGTCGTTGAGTCGGCTTGGCAggggaaggaagagagagagagagagagagagagagagagagagagagagagagagagagaggagaagggGAGTATGAGAGGATAGAGTTTAATTGGGGGCAATACTGTCACTAtaggttagattgggtaaatggggttaataaactcttggtggagtaagtgggcaatgttcatgctgaaattgggtaagtggtcacggcccctaataATATTGTATGATTAAtctaattattaattatttaattaattaaattataagTTTAACATTATTTTGAATTAATGaattattcaaatttgaattgtgaatagtgaattGGCAAGCAAATTGTCTTTCATTGATGCATTGTCTAAGCTGGAGGCAATTGCCAATTTGGGATGAATAGTGGATTGGTAGTACCAATTTGGTTAGCAATTAGCAATTGCCCTTGGTTCATGGGTGCATTTACTCTAAGGGATGGACCTAGCTAACTGTGCTACAATTTATTATTGATTTACGTAATTAGGTCAGAGATTCTTAATGATCACGCCCTCATTCATGGGTTATTGCCCAATTAATTAAGTAGGATTAGAATATTAGAGAACTAAAATATCAAAAGACTAGggttttaattaattagttttgtgtttatgaaGTTCCAATCTATACGCACACAGAGCTAATCACATAAACTGTCCTTGTCCATGAAGTCCTTAATCCTTATACTACTAAATTTTGCATGTGTTAACCGGAACttctaaaattttcaaaaatcatTATCAATCTACAAAACTACATTACGAGACTTCGAATTATTTCATTGATCGATTACAATTAGTTGAATTTAGTGCATATGATAAGGTCAACATACCAATTAAAAGTTCAAAGTATTCTTAGATTGATAATGATTTTTGAAAAGTCAATTATATGTAAGGTGCTTCCATGTTGATTCTATTAGCTCAGCTAATTAATAGATCTTTTTCATGCatgaaattaaatatttaacaagtgtagaaaattatgtaaaactgCGTTAAATTAACTTCGATCTAAAGCGAACTATAGTATGATATATACTCACACAACTATAATATGATATCGATATGGACTTGGTGATTACCTTTTAATAGCTCTACCCCTCTCGTAATGGCCGGCGCAAATCAATCAAAAATTAGGCAAGAAAACTACAAGAGAAAGTGAGAGTACTGATCATGAAAGCTAGTGCTTGCGACTCCCAAACACTTAATCTCCAAGAATTAATCATTCAGGTTTAAGTCGATGTATTTCTACCACATAGTCTCTACACGTAGTCGAATCGTGGTCAGTCCTTTTCATCGTACTTATTGCTCTTAATCCGTGAAAATCGAGCGCGCTCTTACAAAACGAGTGGACGACTGGATTTGTATGCAAGTTGCGGAAgttgttttttctttgtgttggaAAAAGTCAGAAGCAGTTGCGCGCAGCTTCTGCTATTTCCAGAAGCATCTTTTTCTAACCGCGTAGAGGAGGTTCCGAACGAATTCGAAGCTGCGTAATCACGTTTTCAAAGGAGGCTGCCGTTAGTTATTACAACGGGTCGCAGAAGCTAGCCCACCGCGTGGTGTTTGATAATCTGGGTGACGTAGAATAAAGACTGGAAATGACGTGATAGATATTAGGGGCTTTATTACCAGCGGTGGAAGTTTGGTAGAATTAGTAGCGATGACTCCTAGCTCGACCCGACATATATATACAGTATATTGTATTTGTCAGTATCCATTAAAATCGAGTGAATGACCAGAACCAATTTACACTAGAATACTTACTTCTTGTCTCATTCAATGATTGTTttataaaaaaagaaaggaaaaaaaaaaaaaaacagagagtcAAATTTAAAACGTATGTATATAACGTTTTGATTTGAAAGTAATGTCAagtctaaaatttaaaaattgtaGCCATTATACGGTTACATTTTTCTAACGTTTCTCAAAATACTATTGCTAGTTTTGTCAGGCCCAAACTTGAGATTTTGAGACTCGAGGCGAGAAATAAAAATGGGCATacattttttataaaaaatatatatatatttcaaaaaaaaaaaggaaaaaaaatattacaaaagaagaagataaaatattacaaaagaagattgaaaggaaaaaaaattgaaaagataaataaatacACAACTGAAAGTGGATCTTGAAGTTCGAACCTAGGCTAAGGGTAACATAAACTTTTATCTTGCCAACTAAACTAATCCTATTATTTAGTAAAAAACATACATTTTATTTACTTAATAATTCTTTTAAATACCACCAGAAAAAAATTAGACCCGACGACACATTGGGTTTGAGACAGCCGACTCACGAGCCTCATGTCAGGTCTGGCTCTGAATTTTGTAGATACATATGCATGGAAGCATTCAATAATTTGTCTAAGGAATAATGACCCTAAATGATTTATAAATTTCTGATCCTTTAATGAAATTAAacattttcttttccaaaactcTGTTTTTGTCTCTGGACTTATTGAAACTCAACCCATGAATTGAATGCAGTAGTTGCATTACAAAATAAAAGATACCTAACTCAATGCTTCAAGCTTTATTGGAACTCATTTACtctctttgctttttttttttttcttaagaaAGTGTAAATGAAAGAGAATATGCTTACTTCAAACTAGAACAAGTAgtccaattttatttttctattccTACTTTCCACTATTGATTTTGCGTCTTCTCCCCctcttttctttccaaaacgTAAAGGATTCTTCAATTTACAAGTTTGTCATAAGTCACTTATCATTTACTAGTAATAAAATGAACTAAAAATTACTTTAAATTGCACATTAGAGTCACCTAATACAAAAATAATAACTTTTTAACAAACATTTAACATTTCGTaaggtatatatataagatttgattaaaaaaaaaaaatctcattatTACGTATGTATCTGTCTTAAGTGTCACTTTAGAAAATTCACCAATTTTCTTCCAGATATTTCGGAAGGATGAAGAATAaggtattatatatataaattatataaCCTCTTCAGCACTCGAGTGATCTAGAAGACTAGAATTGTTTTATAACATCATCATCACGCAAGTGATCTAGAATTGTTTTGGTTAAAATAATATTAAGTTAACATGCGTCTCTGATCATTTTCTCCAAGTTTCAACCACTTCAATACCCTATCCCAACTCGAGGGGGGCAAGAATTTCCTAGCAACTTACCTTATTTGGGAAGCTTAATAATAGCAAGCAAACCCCATCAACTCCATAACAAACCAAAATTGAACTTGGGGACAGATCCAAAGGTGTTACCACTTGGAGTCAGCGGTGGCCaatcaattttggttaaaaaaaaaaaaaaaaatccttgacTCACCCTCTCTGTTATGTTTGAAAACAAAAATGGGTGATGGAAAATCAACACCATATTTGCAGTGACGGGTTTTGTGGACGATTTGTCAAAGCAGAAGAAGCTTCTCTATATTGGGTCTTGGTAATTTTTGATTTCAGTCTATATAATCTTTGTTCAACGAGCAAATATAGCTAGCTCTACTGGCAGAGGTAAAACtaagagagagaaacagagagagcgatgggaagggagagagagagttctgtATGTCAAGGAGAAGAAATGCCTTAAATGCGAGTTGGTTGATgtggttttctttttttatcttAAGGACTAAGCATACCTATCCTTCTTCCTCTTGCTTGGGTTCTtcctctttatatatataaagggtTTAAATTCATATGCTTTAAGATCACCACCAACATCTGAGCTATAACCCAAAATCCCTTTTAAAACTCTGCAATTTCTGACCCCCCAGCGATGGATTTTATAGCGCACCCATCTCGTTTCTCGTCCTCCTTTTCCTATTCCTTTGGAAATATCTTCGAGAGGGTTAAAGATTTTTGCAACTTTGCGGTTTCTGCGATTATTGGGAACGTTTTCTCTGCgatcttcaccttcttctttgCTTTGGGTGAGTTTTTATGGTCTCTCTGTTCGTCTCATTTTGCTTTTTTGAGAAGCGCTTATTCTCctggtttgttttgttctgtTTGTTCATTGTCTTTCTTGATcaaagtttttgtctttcttggCTGATGGGTTAATGGATGTTGTTCGTTGATCTGGTTCTGTTTTGATGACATGGGTTTTGCAATGAATTGGATATGGGTTCTTGAATCATTGATATCTGCACCCaatatcaaattatcaattGGGCCTCTGTTGCTTTAGCAGAGGAATTCAATTTCATGCATTAGAATTTGCAGTTTCTCATAAAGAAACGAAAATTCGTTTGGATGCATATGCCATTGTCTTGTTGAATTCTAGCTTTGATTAGAGTGTAAACCTTTCCCTTATAAGCAAAGGGGTTTTGGGAATTCTTGGCCTCTACATTCTACCAAAATCTGGAATTTTAGATCTTTGGAAGGTGAACGCTTTTTCGCAATTAAGAATTTTTTGGTGTTGCTCATATTCTAACCCAAGGAAATGACATTTTTGTGTGCAGTGGGCACCTTGTTGGGAGCTTTGACTGGAGCTTTGATAGGACAAGAAACCGAGAGCGGATTTGTTAGGGGTGCTGCTGTTGGAGCAATCTCAGGAGCTGTTTTCTCCATTGAAGTGTTTGAATCATCCCTTATTCTATGGCAATCAGATGAATCCGGAATTGGGTGTCTTCTCTACTTGGTGAGCAATTAAGCTTTGGTCCCCATCATTTATACTGTTAGGTGCTCCCTGCAAATGTTAGCTCTTTGAGCAGAAATGTCATTCTTTGAGTCCTAATTCATGTTTTGCCGTAAATTATGCAGATTGATGTCATTGCGAGTCTCCTAAGTGGTAGATTAGTCCGCGAGCGAATTGGTCCAGCCATGTTGAGTGCGGTGCAAAGTCAGGTAATTTTATACTGGATACTAGTTTTTATTTGAGACATCAACTCACAAAGGCACATTCATTTGCTTACTCTTCCATATCTTTTGTGCTTAACCAGATGGTTGCTGTTGAATCAAGCTTTGAAGAGATTCCTAACATCTTTGACACCGGTGGGGCCAAAGGATTGCCTGGAGATTCAGTTGAAAAGATCCCAAAGATAATCATCACTAGCAACAATAATGTGGATGCTTCTGGAGATAAAGTCTCATGTTCAGTGTGCCTTCAGGTTATAAAAGCTTAAAAcccttttgtttctttcttcgaAACTGCGGTTAGTTTTGAAGCTCGGTCATTGACATTGTGAATTTTTACATTTTGTCAGGACTTTCAGCTTGGAGAGACAGTCAGAAGTTTACCACAATGCCATCACATGTTTCACCTGCCATGTATAGATAAGTGGCTCCTGAGGCATGGCTCTTGCCCACTATGCAGAAGGGATCTGTGATGATGTCCTGTAAATTAACGAAATGAGTAAAGTTCTTTCATTGATTATACAAATTTTGTACCACTTTTCGTCTATATTGTTGTTTCACCAGGCTGCTCCGGTAGTGTTCTTCATGCTACATTGTGAGTTCATGTATAAAAGTTTTGATTATGATAGTTTTTACTGCACAGAAAGCCCTTCTTTCCTACTACCCTTGTACTTATTTATACTGGAAACATTATTGGTACGGTTGTGAGGGCATTTATATTTCAATCTAGATAGTGTTATCATAATGGCATACCTGCAAAAAGGGTTCTACTGAACAATAATTTTGAAAAGAATGGAACGTACACCGATTTTTCATTTCTGCACACATTTAGGTCTCGTTTGGTTTATGCATTAGTTATTTCCCGCAAGCATGAAGCATGGAAAAATGACTCCCAGGGTGTAGGGGAGAAATTTAAACCTTTCTTTTCTTCGTGggttttctgttctttttcttGTGAGATTGAATCATTTTCATTCTATGAATCAAATCACATCGGATGTGATTCCCCCGATGTGGTTCCCGATGTGATTCGTGATCCTCCTGACCAGTGGTTGTTCTTGAGCATGGTGGGATCCAATGCTATGCATGGTCAGCATAAGCATCAGACATGTTGTGCATGCCACTATGCAACTAGATAAGTGAAACAATCTTATCCAGAAATCCAGAATTCCACTTTAAACTCAGAAACCAATTGGAGCTTTATTAAACTTCAAGTAACATAACGAAGAAATGCCCCTACTGTATTTCGTAGTGTGAGGAGTGCAATAACTCTTGCTCTCCTGGTGCAAGTAATTGAGATTTTGGTTGGCTCCACAATGGAgatattttgttttgaattttgatgatAGAACCATGGCATCTGGTAGGTAGGAACATAATTTCACATAAGAAAAAGCTTGATCTTTTATAGGTTTTGTGTGTGTTGTTTCTATCGCTTCTAATATTTCTTCTAAGCAATAACTTTATTGAAAAACATAACACTTGTGTCTATACTTATGGCCACATCGGTGTGGTCGGGAGTCACTTCGGGACATCTTGTTATGGTACGTACAGAAGCGTTGTAGGCTCACATCCTAATGGTATAAGTTTTTCGAAAACTATTTGAACATAGAATCGGAGATCATGAGTTCGAATCTCTACCAATCAATCGTGCCGGGGAAGGGGGAGGAGTACGGCAGACAATCTCGCAATAATGTGCCTCCTGCTGAGTGTGCTGCGCTATGAACTGTTAACTCTAAGCCATCTCTGTCGATAAATCAACAGTTCGAATTTCGGAGTACGTTTCGTGTGTATTCTTGATAAATCGGTAATTTGTCGGCCCGGTTCAATTTAAGCCTCTCCAACAACACTTCAAACCCAACCCCTCTAccttaaagaaatttaacaAC encodes the following:
- the LOC133715922 gene encoding NEP1-interacting protein 1-like, producing MDFIAHPSRFSSSFSYSFGNIFERVKDFCNFAVSAIIGNVFSAIFTFFFALVGTLLGALTGALIGQETESGFVRGAAVGAISGAVFSIEVFESSLILWQSDESGIGCLLYLIDVIASLLSGRLVRERIGPAMLSAVQSQMVAVESSFEEIPNIFDTGGAKGLPGDSVEKIPKIIITSNNNVDASGDKVSCSVCLQDFQLGETVRSLPQCHHMFHLPCIDKWLLRHGSCPLCRRDL